The sequence below is a genomic window from Longimicrobium sp..
CCCCGTCCTCTACGCCCTGACGTACCCCGAGCGCCTGCCGTACGAGGCGCGGCGGTACGATCCCGTGGCGGGGGGCCCCCTGACCTTCGAGGCGGTGGATACGGCCCGGTTTCCCGCGTTCGCGCTGGGATTCCAGGCGGGGCGCGCGGGGGGAACGGCGCCGGCGGTGTTCAACGCCGCCAACGAGGTGGCCGTGGCCGAGTTCCTGGCCGGCCGCTGCACCTTTCCCTGCATCGCCGAAGCCATCGCCGACGCGCTGGACCGGTGGCCGAACGGCCCCGTCGACACCCTGGACGACGTGCTGGCGGCCGATGGATGGGCCCGGCGCGCCACGAACGATTTCCTGAACCAGCTGGCCCCGTGCTCCTGAGCATCCTGGCGACCCTCGTCGCCCTTTCGGTCCTGATCCTCATCCACGAGCTGGGGCACTTCTTCGCCGCCAAGTCGGTGGACATTGCCGCGCCCACCTTTTCCCTGGGGCTGGGGCCGCGCGTGGCGGGCTTCAAGTGGGGCGAAACGGACTTCGTGATCTCGGCCATCCCGCTGGGCGGCTACGTGAAGATGGCGGGGATGGAGGACGACGAGGCCATGGAGGTGCTGGAGGGCGGCGAAAAGGCGCCCCCGGTGGACCCCGCGAGGACCTTCGACGCCAAGCCCATCTGGGCGCGCACCTGGGTAATCTCGGCCGGGGTGATCATGAACCTGGTCTTCGCCCTGGTCGCCAACATCGTGCTGGCCGCCGGGCAGGGCGAGCCGTACATCGGCACGCGGCAGGTGGCGCCCATGCACGAGTTGGGCGGCAGCGCCGCACAGCTGCGCCAGATCCCCGTCGGGGCCGAGATCGTGTCCGTCGGCGGGCAGCCGGTGGCCCACTGGGACGCGATGCAGCGCGCGTTGGCAGACGCCCCCGCGGGCGCGGTCGCCGTCGGCGTGGCGGGCCAGGCGCCGGTTACGCTGACCCTCCCCGAGCGGGGCCGCAGCCGCGACACGCTTCAGCAGGCCCTGCGCTTCTTCAGCCCGCCGGTCGTGGGGGGCGTGCTTCCCGATCGTTCCGCCGCCAAGGCAGGGCTGCGGCCCAACGACCGCATCGTGGCGCTCAACGGACAGCCCGTTACGGCGTGGCACGAGGCGGTGGAGCAGTTCCGGAACAGCCCCGGCAAGCCCGTGAAGGTCGACGTGCAGCGCGGCGGCGAACGGGTGTCGCTGACCCTCACTCCGGCCGCCGAAGAAGAGAAGGTGAACGGGCAGAAGCGGATGGTGGGGAAGATCGGAGCGGTGGAGCTTCCGCTGATCCACCACCGGAAGCTGGGGTTCGGGGCGGCGATCGGCCACGGGTGGAACGAGACCGTGGGCATGGTGGAGCTGCTGCTGACCACGCTGCGCGACCTGGTGACCGGCGCGCTGTCGCCACGCAACCTGGGCGGCCTGCTTTCCATCGGCGAGGCGTCGGGGCAGAGCGCCGAGCAGGGCGGATGGAGCTTCCTGTACTTCCTGGCGCTGCTCTCGGTGAACCTGGCCGTGCTGAACCTGCTCCCCATCCCCATCCTCGACGGCGGACACCTGATGTTCCTGCTGGTGGAGGCGGTGCGCGGCCGGCCGCTGTCGGTAGAGGCGCGCATCCGCCTTTCGCACGTGGGGCTGATCATCGTCGTGGGGCTGATGCTGTGGGCCAACGGCAACGACGTGGTGCGCTACGTGGAGCGCTTCCTCAGCCGCTGAAACGCGCGGCCGGGGCGCGCACTTGAACGCGCCCCCCATTTGGTGCTACATTTCCCGGCTGTTCCGCACCTCTGCCGGGAACGGATGTTCGTTCGTTCGGGCGCGCCCCGCTCCGGGGCTTCCTGCGCCGGGCCACACCAGTGACAGTCGAGACAGGCGACATGGATCGGACCCAAATCGAATCCATCGAGCGTCTTCTTGTGCGCGAGCGCGACAAGATCAGGCGTTCCATCGGCCGCTTCCAGCAGCACTCCGTCAGCCGCGACTCTGCCGACGCGGACCTTTCCAGCTATTCGTTCCACATGGCCGACCAGGGCACCGACGCCATGGAGCGCGAGAAGTCGTTCCTGTTCGCCAGCAAGGAAGGGCGCTACCTGTACCGCATCGAGGAGGCGCTGCGCCGGCTGTACACCGAGCCCGAGGCGTTCGGCATCTGCCACGGCTGCCAGAACGAAATCCCCTTCCAGCGCCTGGAGGCGCTGCCGCACGCGCGCTACTGCCTGGACTGCAAGCGCCGCGAAGAAGACGAAAAGGCGGCCTGAAGAACTTAGCTTCACGCGGAGGGCGCAGGGAAAACGGAGAGGACGCAGAGAAACGATGGTGTTTCTCTGCGTCCTCTCCTTCATCTCTGCGTCCTCTGCGTGAATCAGTTCACGAAGAAAGTTCGTGCATTCGCGCGGTGCGCCGCTTACTGTTCAAGGATGATGCGGGTCGTCCTTCCTTCGCGGCGGAGGCAACAATGTGGACCAGGCGTGGAGTGGCGGGATGGGTGGTTCTGCTGGCGGTGGTGCCCTCGCTCGCCTGCGAGGGCGGGCAAGGAGGTGACGGTGGGGAGAAGGGCGCAGACGGGCCGGTGGTGA
It includes:
- the rseP gene encoding RIP metalloprotease RseP; the encoded protein is MLLSILATLVALSVLILIHELGHFFAAKSVDIAAPTFSLGLGPRVAGFKWGETDFVISAIPLGGYVKMAGMEDDEAMEVLEGGEKAPPVDPARTFDAKPIWARTWVISAGVIMNLVFALVANIVLAAGQGEPYIGTRQVAPMHELGGSAAQLRQIPVGAEIVSVGGQPVAHWDAMQRALADAPAGAVAVGVAGQAPVTLTLPERGRSRDTLQQALRFFSPPVVGGVLPDRSAAKAGLRPNDRIVALNGQPVTAWHEAVEQFRNSPGKPVKVDVQRGGERVSLTLTPAAEEEKVNGQKRMVGKIGAVELPLIHHRKLGFGAAIGHGWNETVGMVELLLTTLRDLVTGALSPRNLGGLLSIGEASGQSAEQGGWSFLYFLALLSVNLAVLNLLPIPILDGGHLMFLLVEAVRGRPLSVEARIRLSHVGLIIVVGLMLWANGNDVVRYVERFLSR
- a CDS encoding TraR/DksA family transcriptional regulator produces the protein MDRTQIESIERLLVRERDKIRRSIGRFQQHSVSRDSADADLSSYSFHMADQGTDAMEREKSFLFASKEGRYLYRIEEALRRLYTEPEAFGICHGCQNEIPFQRLEALPHARYCLDCKRREEDEKAA